The genomic stretch ctgTGTGCTGTATGACCTGActgactgtgtatgatgtgtgttgacagggccgTGTGCTATATGACCTGACTgactgtgtttgatgtgtgttgacagggctaTGTACTGTATGACCTGACTgactgtgtttgatgtgtgttgacagggctgTGTACTGTATGACCTGActgactgtgtatgatgtgtgttgacagggctgTGTACTGTATGACCTGActgactgtgtatgatgtgtgttgacagggctaTGTACTATATGACcagactgtgtatgatgtgtgttgacagggccgTGTGCTATATGACCAGActgactgtgtatgatgtgtgttgacagggctaTGTACTATATGACcagactgtgtatgatgtgtgttgacagggccaTGTACTGTATGACCTGATTGACtgagtatgatgtgtgttgacagggctgTGTACTATATGACCTGActgactgtgtatgatgtgtgttgacagggctgTGTACTGTATGACCTGAttgactgtgtatgatgtgtgttgacagggctgTGTACTGTATGACCTGACTgactgtgtataatgtgtgttgacagggctgTGTGCTGTATGACCTGAttgactgtgtatgatgtgtgttgacagggctaTGTACTGTATGACCTGActgactgtgtatgatgtgtgttgacagggccgTGTGCTATATGACCTGAttgactgtgtatgatgtgtgttgacagggctgTGTGCTGTATGACCTGAttgactgtgtatgatgtgtgttgacagggctaTGTACTGTATGACCTGActgactgtgtatgatgtgtgttgacagggccgTGTGCTGTATGACCAGActgactgtgtatgatgtgtgttgacagggccaTGTGCTATATGACCAGActgactgtgtatgatgtgtgttgacagggctgTGTACTGTATGACCAGACTgactgtgtttgatgtgtgttgacagggctaTGTACTGTATGACCTGACTgactgtgtttgatgtgtgttgacagggctgTGTACTATATGACcagactgtgtatgatgtgtgttgacagggccgTGTGCTATATGACCTGAttgactgtgtatgatgtgtgttgacagggccgTGTGCTATATGACctgactgtgtatgatgtgtgttgacagggccgTGTGCTATATGACCAGActgactgtgtatgatgtgtgttgacagggctaTGTACTATATGACcagactgtgtatgatgtgtgttgacagggctgTGTACTATATGACCTGActgactgtgtatgatgtgtgttgacagggctgTGTACTATATGACCTGActgactgtgtatgatgtgtgttgacagggctgTGTACTGTATGACCTGAttgactgtgtatgatgtgtgttgacagggctgTGTACTGTATGACCTGACTgactgtgtataatgtgtgttgacagggctgTGTGCTGTATGACCTGAttgactgtgtatgatgtgtgttgacagggctaTGTACTGTATGACCTGActgactgtgtatgatgtgtgttgacagggccgTGTGCTATATGACCTGAttgactgtgtatgatgtgtgttgacagggctgTGTGCTGTATGACCTGAttgactgtgtatgatgtgtgttgacagggctaTGTACTGTATGACCTGActgactgtgtatgatgtgtgttgacagggccaTGTGCTATATGACCAGActgactgtgtatgatgtgtgttgacagggccaTGTGCTATATGACCAGActgactgtgtatgatgtgtgttgacagggccaTGTGCTATATGACCAGACTGACtgagtatgatgtgtgttgacagggctgTGTACTATATGACCAGACTgactgtgtttgatgtgtgttgacagggccgTGTACTGTATGACCTGATTAACTGTGTATGATGTATGTTGACAGACTGTGTACTGCATGACCTgattgtgtatgctgtgtgttgacagggccgTGTGCTGTATGACCTGATCGTGTACAACCAAACTCAGAAGCTGGAGAGTGTCTGCCTTCTGATTGAGTGCGATGCTTCACTGAAGGAGGACTTCATGAAAGCCGTGAAACGATACCGGATAAGaaagaaggtggggagggagagaaagagactgactgacagagtgggCATTGGGATAGGATGAATaggataaaaaaatgaataaagaaatacgtTGCAGAGTAagttgagaaaaaaaggaaagagggaaTTAAAACACAGATTTATTTTTCCACTTCAGtttttattatcttcttcttctttttttaattaatgtatgtgtttatgcCTAGCCTTTATGTTCTTATCATTTTGTGATTCTTGATGTGTTGGAGCAGACTCAAAAATTTCCCATGTTAAAAATTTATAGTTATATTCTATGGAACTACATTGTAAAAGGGGAAAGTAATGAAGAAAAAAGGCATACCATGTAGAGCTatctgatatttaaaaaaaaaaaaaaaaaaagaagaggaacctGAGAAggcagggaagggtgggggagggagtacaGAAGAAAGAGATTATGTGGAGGAATCGAATTAACAtttctgtgtggttttttttttcacatttgtgTGATAAACACAAAACGTttagtacaaaacaaaacaaaaagtcagcATTGTCAGTCAGCTggttaagaagtgagaatttttATGTCTGCACTGTTACATTTTCAACAGACAAACAGTTGGAAGTTTCAAAAGACTAACAGACCATCTGACAGAATGACTGATGCTTCAGAGAGCCaaacacagttgtttttttctcagggaAGGGGGACAAAGTCAGAGTCAAGATTTTACTTCATGATGGTAAATTCAGGGAAACTGAGAGAAGGAAAGTGATGATGGGTGAatgtttttttggggaaaaaaaacctgtGTCTTGGTGATACAGGCCTGTTTGAAAGCTGATGACTTGTGTTTTGAAATATGGAACTCTGTTTCTGCAAACTGTTGTCCAGATTGTTAAACAACTTTTGTAAGTACAAGTGGGACATAGTGAACAGATAAACATTTTATGATTGCATTAACATGGATTTGTTTTGCATGTGTTGCCAAATAAGCTTAtgctgtgggtttgtttgtttttgttttgttttttttgtttgtttgcttttcttttttgtttttgttgttttccattttaAGTGGTAGTGAGGGAATTTTCAGAAAAACGACTGTGGTGTCTTTGTGGATAATGAGTATAATCAATAAGATAACGAATTCAAGGCAAACACATTGTCTGCAAGAACTTCTTTGTTTTTCCCACTGTTAGCATTCATGTTTTTTCCATGGCTTAGTTTCGGCCCCCACACATTACTGACCTTTACCTTCACAGGTGGACATCACAGACGTCAGTGACGAGTACAAAGTGTGGGCTGTGCCCAGTGGCCTTGACCCCACTCAGCCTCTGACGGGTCAACAAGAAGGCGATGGAAAGAAGACTGCCATTGAGACCACAAAAGTGGACGTCCCCAAggcagtggtcagtgtgtccGACCCCAGGGTACCTGCCTTTGGTCAGCGAGTTTTGTTCAAAACTGGAgaaggtttgtttgcttttgtttgtttttacctaaGCTTTTTTGACATGTAAGAGAATGCTTCCATGCAACTACGATAGCCTTCCCCTGTGGGGATActgggggtctttcagtttcagtagcatccccgccttctggaaatgctttgctagaaatttcctcatgtctatcactctctttgtttctgccttttttctttgttcactgttgtctccgtttttctgccttcccagtccattcccctttcttttttcaagcaagctttgacacttttttctcttttccgcagtctgtgatgtacgaTCTGCGCTGTTTTGCTCTAGTTATCAGGTAATGaggtgtaaacactgggatgggcactagctgcccattctgcagtgttatttgcctatatggtctttttatgtatttttgtttggctttgaagtattgttgttgttttttttccttttttatgattttttgtaatctgaagatgatgaattaagtggaatggctggtgtccgcagcatggcctagtcttatttgcaaTAAGGAGTTGAATAGTTCGGATACTGtgccatgaactgtgttttgtgggtttgtgttagtggttctgtttgtaaatgtgacaAGTTTGTGTTGACACtgttgaacatttgtatggtcTTGACAGTCCTGATACAGTCCTTGtgttcacctcacttcacccacCTAACTCCAGTCGGGGAAGGttaagaggcagaagaagagagactCTGCTGTGCCTTCTCATACCAAGCATTAAACACAGTCgatatgaattcacagccccAATGGCTGTAAAAAGCTGTAGGACCTGCGATGTTTCAGTTAAAGTAGCGGATATGATACAACAcaggttttccttccttccctctgccCTCCACAGAGACGCTGGTGAGCAGTGGAGAGAGCGGTGAGGCGTACGACTCACTGCGCTACCAGTGGGGGATACCGGAGGGTGGTACCGACCTGCCACCAGGTGGCTGCCTGCCGCTGGAGAGCAACCTGACCATCATGAACGGGGGTGAGCACCGCTGTCTggggttcagtcacacacacatgctgcatccATCACGTATGGAACAGTTGATGGAAGAGCAGTttggtggcttagtggtaatgcctaggaagtgagaacaTCATGGAATCTACTCTCACACTTTGCAGTACTTTCTCCCACTCTGATAGAGagcttgagtagtggtctggacacaTCATTCCGATGAGACCAtacactgaggtcctgtgtgaagcatgcaccTAGTTCAGATAAAAGAAGCCACTGCAACAAAATggtagtccctggcaaaatcatgctgaaaaatccgctttgataggaaaacaaatacacttgccggcaggcagaaaaaaaaaccctgaaaaaaacaATGAGTGGCACAGCACTGTAGCAGtgcactctcccaggggagagcagcttgaatttcacacagaggaatctttcctgataaaagagtaatacaatacaaatacaagattCAGGTTGAGGTTGCATGATTGTATAACCAGAGTTTAACTACAAGGTTGGTCACAGTGCAGAAGACGGGAGGACTGGGGAGGGGtgatagggagagaaaggggggaggagatagCAGGGGTCACACTTCTGGTTGAAGGAGGTGCAGGGCAGAGCTCTGAAACgggaaggtggagaggggaggggggcagaggggagaggaaggggtggggtccCTGTCAGAGCCtgggaaaggaagaaaatgaacagTGCTGGACTGATGTCATTCAGTGCTACTGCAAACAAACTGCTTtagtccaccaccacccccacctccccacccccatctgtggGCTGCAGCTCAAACATAAGTAGGCTTTCACATCTTTCTTGTCCACTACCATCTCCAATCAACTACCAATATTCCAGTGCGATCAAGCGAACACGGAGAATGTCATCATGAGAAGGTGGTGGAAATGGGTTGGACACAAATCATGTGAAGAAAGCATGGTaacatcacctggacagccctttactagacaccagaaggtagatgcaaaaaaaaaggaaggccaaagaacacatGGCATTGAACAGTCAAAGGAGAACTCAAGACCCAGAAGCACACCTGGgataccattcagagactggcccaagaCACAAGAGGGCATAAGTAGGCAGTAAGTAAGTAGGGCATTTACGTGCATGGCTGTTTTTAAACCTGCCATTTAGGGAGCCATATTCTGCATTTGGGAGGGTGTATGCAGGGTATgtacatgtttccataacccaccgaacacttatGTGGattgtgggatctttaacgtacgtttttgatcttttgcatgcgtatgcacatgaaggggttcCAAGCACttgagcaggtctgcacgtatattgaccttggagattggatgaaTCTTTACCCTTAACCATCCAGATGCAGCCAGGATTTGAAACCCAGAACCCAAGAATTAAAAGTCCAGTGCTCTAACTACTGAGCTGTTGTGCCTTTGTCAACTTGCAGTATGACTAGAATAACTGAGGTATTGTGAACTGTGgctttgtcaatgtgtgtgtgcatgtgtgtgtgtgtacacactcttGAACATACATgatcacaagaaaagaaaaattgagaACGGGCAAGTAAATTTGAGTGATAATAAACAGTAACTAGACACACAATTAATCAGCCAATGATAACAGATAATGTCTTTTGTCAGAACGCTTGGCGGTAACAAGCcacttaactttttttctttttcttttttttgaaaaaactgtaaaaaaaaaaaaattcattatttaAGGATGAAGCATGTATGTCgttggaggagagtggtggcgttgTCTTCGCAGGTGCACCAATGACATGGACAGAAGTCCAGGGATGGATGAAGGTGTAGTGAAGTATAGACTGTGCATGGATGCAAAGACGGGATCTTGTGCCAGTCAGTATGTTTACAAGGACAGAGATGTTGGTTAATAGCAGTGTCCAGTGTGGCGTGTGTTTTTGTACGCTTGCAGTCAGCTTCACCAAGGGCTGCTACATTGGACAGGAGCTGACGGCTCGCACTCACCACACTGGCATCATCAGGAAACGATTGCTTCCCCTTGTTTTTGACAGGTCAGGatcatgtctctccctctctgtgtctctctgcctctctctatctctccccttcatTTGGGGCTGTGGTATTTACATGAATAATCcatttccaattctctctctctctctctctctctctctatatatatatatatagagagagagagagatgtgtgtgtgtgtgtgcagttatagATATATGCCCTTTGATAATGTGTCCGTGTGTTGATATTACCATTATTGACAATCTTATCATGAGATCAGTGGAAGATCACATGACTTTTATTCAAATAAGCTACAGCTGTTAATTTATTCTCTGAAATTGAAAACATTCCCATTTTGATGGGTAGAACATGTGCTTTTTACAAGTTTACAAAGTtgattgtatacatacataacattTGATGTAACACATTCATGTTTACCCTTGTGGAACATGAACTATATTATGGCCTTGAGCCGTAAGGTTAGGCAGttatgaatgcaaaaaaaaaaagtcccactcctattattgttagtattattataatcataaagAGGTGATATGTGCATCAAAGCGTGCTAACTGGTCAGAAAAATGTGGCTGTGGTAGAAGTTGTTTTTGATTTCTCATTGTTGTGGTTGTAGCTCAGAGCTGAGGCTTTAGTTAAAGGGAGAAAACCCCAGATGACCCTCagcttaaggccagacacggtagtacaaaaacgtatgaaataaacttgaagtttatggctttctttgacatggtatgcaaagatattggactaaacatgtctaaaaaggtcattttgtgcaatttgtcgtgacagtttccatggaaacgaatccaaaatggccgacaaacaaaaaaattaaaagcttagaactttggtacctttatagatatgttatttctgtttgttttatttgatttatttgtatttgttctttattatagtgcagtggtattttggattttgaataaatacatttattattggggtttttttttgttgaaatgtgtatgaattccttgacattttttttttcaaatgagtgtatattcattcttttactagtactatacaaaccactgcactatagtaaagatgaatacataaagaaagtaccaagtttgaacatgctatcttttaaagtttttgagcattagcattttgaaaaatggtattacaaggacaaaacacaaaactgagaaaacaggaaaagaaagagatgagcttgtactcacaagaaatcacacatgttgatgctgtttgaagctttatttaagtgaataatatagtacccaggtgaaacagactataaagattagatgttgaagaagcaaattatgcgaaaaaaacgaaaatcacaaaaaatcatgattttggtcaaaatttcactaccgtgtctggccttaaaagttGTGGGgatttgggagggaggggggtaccgCAGGTTACCTGACTCTGTGGTCAGCAGTATGATTGCTGTTGGTATAGGGTGAATAGAACTCCAGAACTCAGTACTGTAACTGGCCTCTGCTAAAGCATAGAtgcaagtaacaacaacaacaacaacgccacaaATATTACACGAAAAAACTGAACGTTCACTGACATGACatatgcaagcaagcaagtaataataacaacagcaacaatgccatAAACATCACACtcaagtaataataacaacaacaacaatgccataAACATCACACtcaagtaataataacaacagcaacaatgccatAAACATCACACtcaagtaataataacaacaacaacaatgccataAACATCACACtcaagtaataataacaacaacaacaacaatgccataAACATTACACTCAAAAGCCGTGAACCGTCACTGACAAGTCGTTCCCATTatgaccccacaccccaccccacccccctactccacagcccaccaccacccactgcagATTTCAGCGATGCCCAGATCAGCacggaggaagggaagagggcagGGAGGCTGCGAGGCATCGTGGGAAGGCGGGGCCTGGGACTGGTGCGACTGGAGCACCACAACAAGGCGCTGTCCCTCAGCACCAAGGACGGGCAGAAAGAGTCCGTGACGGCGTACAGGCCGGGCTGGTGGCCGGAGGAACTGCGCACATGATTTGTGAGGGAGtggtgggcgggagggaggggtggggggtgttggttgtttgttggtttttcttcttaCTTGGCTGGAGGAACTGCGCACATGGAAgcttgagggggtgtgggggagtggtcgGTTgccgttgtttttcttcttacttGGCTGGAGGAACTGTGCACATGAAGTttgagagggcgtgggggggtggggggggttgttgttgtttttc from Babylonia areolata isolate BAREFJ2019XMU chromosome 6, ASM4173473v1, whole genome shotgun sequence encodes the following:
- the LOC143283218 gene encoding iron-sulfur cluster assembly factor IBA57, mitochondrial-like, with the translated sequence MVSYCIRRCLMSAERLLLSRVARPALPPPPLPSPHHGRRCHSHTQTPGAYRLDSRAMVRVSGRDTIDLLQGLVTSDITEFTDGIDSMAAQYCMMLNVQGRVLYDLIVYNQTQKLESVCLLIECDASLKEDFMKAVKRYRIRKKVDITDVSDEYKVWAVPSGLDPTQPLTGQQEGDGKKTAIETTKVDVPKAVVSVSDPRVPAFGQRVLFKTGEETLVSSGESGEAYDSLRYQWGIPEGGTDLPPGGCLPLESNLTIMNGVSFTKGCYIGQELTARTHHTGIIRKRLLPLVFDSPPPPTADFSDAQISTEEGKRAGRLRGIVGRRGLGLVRLEHHNKALSLSTKDGQKESVTAYRPGWWPEELRT